One region of Sulfurisphaera ohwakuensis genomic DNA includes:
- a CDS encoding FkbM family methyltransferase — protein sequence MNGKIAKIDKSELVDDYLLALLYNWEIKEGYFEKNGVKFTRLPFTVIEIFENKDYEIEVKGREVVDIGANIGDSSIYFAVNGAKKVIAVEPLPSVYSELLKNIELNNLQNIIIPINAAVGSKEGEMEVPCNYEISDSVMYSTLSTQGNKNETCKAPKITLKKILDYVNDPYLLKMDCEGCEFDLILNEYSDVSVFENIILEYHSNIIGIPYYLLLNKLSNDYDCKVVGSKKVGKMYCKKRTE from the coding sequence ATGAATGGTAAAATAGCTAAAATTGATAAAAGTGAGCTAGTTGATGATTATCTTTTAGCATTATTATATAATTGGGAAATTAAGGAAGGATATTTTGAGAAAAATGGAGTAAAATTTACGAGACTTCCTTTTACAGTTATTGAAATATTTGAAAATAAAGATTATGAAATCGAAGTCAAGGGTAGAGAAGTCGTGGATATTGGTGCAAATATAGGGGATAGTTCAATTTATTTTGCAGTTAATGGAGCAAAGAAAGTAATTGCTGTAGAACCTTTACCGTCTGTTTATTCAGAGTTGCTTAAAAATATTGAATTAAACAACCTTCAGAATATAATTATACCTATAAATGCAGCTGTTGGTTCTAAAGAAGGTGAGATGGAAGTACCTTGTAACTATGAAATAAGCGATTCTGTAATGTATTCTACTCTTTCGACGCAAGGAAATAAAAATGAAACATGTAAAGCACCCAAGATTACGCTTAAGAAAATATTAGATTATGTTAATGATCCATATCTTTTGAAGATGGACTGTGAAGGTTGTGAATTTGATTTAATTTTAAATGAGTATAGCGACGTCTCGGTTTTTGAAAACATAATCTTAGAATATCATTCTAATATTATTGGAATCCCGTATTACTTACTTTTAAATAAACTGTCTAACGATTATGATTGTAAAGTAGTAGGATCTAAGAAAGTGGGGAAAATGTATTGTAAAAAGAGGACAGAGTAA
- a CDS encoding glycosyltransferase family 4 protein translates to MKVLISPPMRFGKEFLGGMRRTLEVYSRINEEVYLCVDEKTFNEIDPEISPLLSKFHVVKSSSTDKKAYLKGFINCLKEARKVDVIISYSEYSLSVYYTWLLSIFSRKPFIVVVHHVTEQIRESKFLRFAINRSKGIICLDNPEVFDELKKLFPKKIILTSTNGVNVDDYYTEDDKVCDGIFIGNYGERKGVKYLFQIWDKVNEKVNAKLCILGKGWKETPKNSVYYGFVSEKEKRELLAKSKVFVFPSLYEGFSLAVAEALSSYLPVVTWDLPWSKRYPVAIKVKFDDVNSFAEEIIKLLRDDSLRKEVGKRSREFAKTLTWDKAAIMEREAIYKIIDYELIN, encoded by the coding sequence GTGAAAGTCTTAATTTCACCACCAATGAGGTTTGGGAAAGAATTTCTAGGCGGAATGAGGAGAACTCTTGAGGTCTATAGTAGGATAAATGAGGAGGTTTACTTATGCGTAGACGAGAAAACTTTCAATGAAATAGACCCTGAGATTTCGCCTTTACTTTCAAAATTTCATGTCGTAAAGTCGTCAAGTACTGATAAAAAAGCGTATTTAAAAGGTTTCATAAACTGTCTTAAAGAGGCTAGGAAAGTCGACGTAATTATAAGTTATAGCGAATACTCATTAAGCGTCTATTATACTTGGCTCCTCTCAATATTTTCAAGAAAGCCTTTCATAGTTGTAGTCCATCACGTTACTGAGCAAATACGTGAAAGCAAGTTTCTACGCTTTGCCATAAATAGAAGTAAAGGGATTATTTGCCTTGATAACCCCGAAGTTTTTGATGAGCTTAAAAAGCTCTTTCCTAAGAAAATTATTTTGACTTCGACCAACGGCGTTAACGTGGACGATTATTACACGGAAGACGATAAAGTATGTGACGGAATATTTATAGGAAATTACGGTGAGAGGAAAGGTGTAAAATATTTGTTTCAGATCTGGGATAAAGTGAACGAGAAAGTTAACGCTAAACTTTGCATTTTAGGTAAAGGTTGGAAAGAGACGCCTAAAAATTCCGTTTATTACGGCTTTGTTAGCGAGAAGGAAAAGAGGGAGTTATTAGCTAAGTCTAAAGTCTTCGTTTTCCCATCACTTTATGAAGGTTTCTCTTTGGCAGTAGCCGAGGCTTTATCTTCGTATTTACCAGTAGTGACGTGGGATTTACCGTGGAGTAAGAGATACCCAGTTGCTATAAAAGTAAAGTTCGATGACGTCAACTCTTTCGCTGAGGAAATAATTAAGCTGTTAAGAGACGATAGCCTTAGGAAAGAAGTAGGTAAGAGAAGTAGGGAATTTGCGAAGACTTTAACTTGGGATAAGGCCGCAATCATGGAGAGAGAAGCTATTTATAAAATAATTGATTATGAATTAATTAATTAA